A single bacterium DNA region contains:
- a CDS encoding UbiA family prenyltransferase, with protein MGKYPHEEGKVPFDRPKTNRGLGLPRWFCVLDYFFLLRPMILIPVWLFLLLGHYHALDLISAYRWLDQLYPAPDLALVFVAFSLLVGGIYVNNQIHDCETDRRNRKLYLICDGYIALKKAWMYQGILQALALVSCLWFWNSGYLWVILASILLGFLYNTPPFKLKGRPVMDILANGLGNGFLNVAVGFVVVLPLTWGFSTVCLPYVLAVGAVFANTTAVDTEGDAESGERTSSVVFGVRAVAWIALGLMAGCVALAALWGVWPALIAGGVSLPFFIPALTAKRKWLKLSYTATTGVFALAAAALFPWFLPFLILVLTLTRYYYRRKFGLKYP; from the coding sequence TTGGGTAAATACCCCCACGAGGAGGGAAAGGTTCCCTTCGACCGGCCCAAGACCAACCGCGGGCTCGGTCTGCCGCGCTGGTTCTGCGTCCTCGACTACTTCTTCCTCCTCCGCCCGATGATCCTCATCCCAGTTTGGCTCTTCCTGCTCCTGGGCCACTACCACGCCCTGGACTTAATCAGCGCCTACCGCTGGCTCGACCAGCTCTACCCCGCCCCGGACCTCGCCCTCGTCTTCGTCGCCTTTTCCCTCCTCGTCGGCGGCATCTACGTCAACAACCAGATTCACGACTGCGAGACCGACCGGCGCAACCGCAAGCTCTACTTAATCTGCGACGGCTACATCGCCCTTAAAAAGGCCTGGATGTACCAGGGGATACTCCAGGCCCTGGCCCTGGTGAGCTGCCTGTGGTTCTGGAACTCCGGCTACCTATGGGTCATCCTGGCGAGCATCCTGTTGGGCTTCCTCTACAACACGCCGCCCTTCAAGCTCAAGGGGCGGCCGGTGATGGACATCCTGGCCAACGGGCTCGGGAACGGATTCTTGAACGTGGCGGTGGGCTTCGTGGTCGTCCTGCCCCTCACCTGGGGTTTTTCGACAGTCTGCCTGCCCTACGTCCTCGCCGTGGGAGCCGTCTTCGCCAACACCACGGCGGTGGACACCGAGGGCGACGCCGAGTCCGGCGAGCGTACCTCCTCCGTGGTTTTCGGTGTCCGGGCGGTGGCCTGGATCGCCCTGGGTCTGATGGCGGGCTGCGTGGCCCTGGCCGCCCTGTGGGGCGTCTGGCCGGCGCTCATCGCCGGAGGAGTCAGCCTGCCGTTCTTCATCCCGGCGCTCACGGCCAAGCGTAAATGGCTAAAGCTTTCCTACACGGCTACGACGGGTGTCTTCGCCCTGGCGGCCGCCGCGCTCTTCCCCTGGTTCCTGCCCTTCCTCATCCTCGTGCTGACGCTCACCCGCTACTACTACCGGCGCAAGTTCGGCCTGAAGTACCCCTGA